A genomic region of Polypterus senegalus isolate Bchr_013 chromosome 17, ASM1683550v1, whole genome shotgun sequence contains the following coding sequences:
- the pef1 gene encoding peflin, with translation MASFPFGQGYPGMARQPPGGSYYSGQAPAGGPYGGSPFGGSAPPGGQYGGASFQSGGGYGGAPTAGGPFGSYVSSGAGGAAPGGPYSGAATGGPQFGGQVPGVPYGGYGQGGPYGQQAPAGNIPPGVSAEAMQWFQTVDTDHSGYITQKELRQALVNSNWSTFSDETCLMMMNIFDRSHSGRIDLFGFSELWRFLQQWKAMFQQFDRDRSGNISGSELHQALSQMGYNLSPQFTQALVSRYSQRGNSNTIQLDRFIQVCTQIHSMTDAFREKDQRMTGTVRMSYEDFLSSSISRLI, from the exons ATGGCTAGTTTTCCGTTTGGGCAG GGGTATCCAGGAATGGCTAGACAACCCCCTGGAGGTAGTTACTATTCAGGGCAGGCCCCAGCTGGCGGCCCTTATGGCGGTAGTCCATTTGGTGGCTCCGCACCTCCTGGTGGCCAATATGGTGGAGCAAGTTTCCAGAGTGGTGGTGGTTATGGAGGAGCTCCCACTGCTGGTGGGCCTTTTGGTTCATATGTTTCTTCGGGTGCAGGTGGAGCAGCTCCTGGAGGACCATATAGTGGAGCAGCTACTGGAGGACCGCAATTTGGAGGGCAGGTACCTGGTGTTCCATATGGTGGTTATGGACAAGGAGGACCTTATGGTCAGCAAGCGCCAGCAG GTAACATACCTCCAGGTGTGAGTGCAGAAGCAATGCAGTGGTTTCAGACAGTGGACACAGACCACAGTGGATACATTACTCAGAAAGAGCTCAGACAGGCACTGGTTAACTCAAATTGGTCTACTTTCAGTGATGAGACATGCTTAATGATGATGA ataTATTTGACAGAAGTCACTCGGgaagaattgatttgtttggcTTTTCTGAATTGTGGAGATTTTTACAGCAGTGGAAAGCCATGTTCCAGCAGTTTGATCGCGATAGATCAGGGAACATCAGTGGTAGTGAACTTCACCAAG CACTTTCACAAATGGGCTATAATCTTAGCCCACAATTTACCCAGGCTTTAGTGTCTCGGTACAGCCAGAGAGGAAATTCAAATACCATTCAATTAGATCGCTTCATTCAAGTTTGTACCCAGATACACAGCATGACTGACGCATTCCGAGAGAAGGACCAGAGGATGACCGGGACGGTTCGCATGAGCTATGAGGATTTCCTTTCCAGTAGCATTTCCCGGCTTATTTGA
- the gjb9b gene encoding gap junction protein beta 9b — MNWAFLEGLISGVNKYSTGFGRVWLTMVFIFRVLVFVVAAQKVWGDETSDFICNTRQPGCENVCYDSVFPISHIRIWALQLIFVTCPSLLVVAHVKFREEKDKKYAAGHKGSHLYNNPGKKRGGLWWTYLLSLVFKACLDAVFLYILYYIYEGYDLPRLTKCSLPPCPNTVDCFISRPTEKRIFTMFMVVTSAICIAMCLVEIFYLVSKRCVKLYNRRQMMHSKTTECKTSLQSYKLENSSENTKSECLSDTPVSRHKKTSDPNTTI; from the coding sequence ATGAATTGGGCATTTTTGGAAGGACTAATAAGTGGTGTTAATAAGTACTCAACTGGCTTTGGCCGGGTGTGGCTTACAATGGTCTTCATTTTTAGAGTGTTGGTGTTCGTGGTAGCAGCTCAAAAAGTATGGGGTGATGAAACAAGTGATTTCATTTGCAATACCAGGCAGCCAGGCTGTGAGAATGTCTGCTATGATAGTGTTTTTCCAATCTCTCATATACGTATTTGGGCTTTGCAACTGATTTTTGTGACCTGCCCTTCTCTGCTTGTTGTAGCCCATGTCAAATTTCGGGAAGAGAAGGACAAAAAGTATGCAGCTGGGCACAAAGGCTCCCATCTTTACAACAACCCTGGAAAAAAGCGTGGTGGACTGTGGTGGACATATCTCCTGAGTCTTGTTTTTAAGGCTTGCTTGGATGCTGTATTCTTGTACATCTTATACTACATCTATGAAGGCTATGATCTACCTCGGCTCACCAAGTGTTCTCTTCCACCATGTCCCAACACTGTAGACTGCTTCATTTCTCGCCCCACGGAGAAAAGGATTTTCACTATGTTCATGGTGGTCACATCGGCAATTTGTATTGCTATGTGCCTTGTAGAGATTTTCTATTTGGTCAGCAAACGCTGTGTGAAGCTTTACAACCGGCGGCAGATGATGCACAGCAAGACCACAGAGTGCAAAACCAGTCTTCAAAGCTACAAGCTGGAGAATAGCTCAGAAAATACAAAATCAGAGTGTCTAAGTGATACTCCTGTCTCAAGACACAAGAAAACCTCAGATCCTAATACAACTATATAA